The DNA sequence cgtacggggcttcgtaattgcgctatgcgcaatttctaagatgtacacattacataataattttactttaactactttaaccggcgcataggcttacggtcaaagtagggtgacagacgcactagggtcacgtacgcaatagatatacgggtttgtacggggctcagtcgcagcaaacgctccgactgttctgatggctcgttttactttcgccccttgttatgcaaaatactatttaacgcttcattgtatgaaaatgacgctacgttagaaagaccttcgcactttccattttgaatttcgaccgcacttacggcctAAAACGAAAAGAATCATTCATTCAATCAATACTCTCCCTAGCATCcaaactctctcaaaaaatcgatttaggggggaaaataagtttgagaaacgctgatttttaatatggcttaaaaacaacaacaacaacacgagcGAACAAAGTAGCAGTGATTCATAAACGTATCTACCACCTTAACAATTGTAGTTTgattgctagagagagtattgattCAATTGATAGCGTAGTTAGCCTAAGTAATCTAAATCGACTGGTGAAGCAATTAAAAAATGGatgcaaaaaaaactgtaTTGTAATGCTCATTCGTTCGTAGAGTTTATCTTTCACAATGATTTACGGACTATAATTATAGTAATGCTGATTAACATGCTTGACAGAATAGTATAATTCTAACCGAAAGGTAGAATACCTAACTTTGTACATCTAGCAACTgaaagatttatttaaaaaaaaaaaaacaaaaaaaaatcgctcgtTTGATTATAAATACGACGATTGTTGGTGCTGACGGATTAGTATATTACAATTCCAATTTATTGATCGGAAGGCtcgtaaaaaataatttaaatctAAGAATATGAAGGTATTGGCTGGTTTATTTGTTGTGTGCTGTGGCTGGGTTGTAATAAAGGTAAGGACGCAGCACTGCTTGAAGCAGTGCTATGGCTAATGTGAGTTGCTGAAATTGCGAAGTTCAGTTAGTAGAACATGTGTAGCAATGTAATTTTGCACACATTTGACGCTTCTTGGAGGAAGAAACAAAGTGAAATGGTAAGGTAATGTACAAATGTACAGTTTTGGTGGCAACCTTGCGTTTAGTGTGATGGTTATAGATGGTAAAATGAAATCAGATCGTTTTATTGTTCTAATGTCATTTTTGACGCTTTTGgcgaaaattcaaatatttgatcGAAACGGATTCTCTGTGATTCGTCTGTTGTCAGCATTAGGTCAACAGTTCCTGGCGTCTATGACTTAATTATAACGCGATGTCTTAGATCCACGTTGGCGGTTCCAACTTGGAGACGGCACGGCTCTACATTGAAAGCTTTCCATTATTTTGTTTAGGCGGCGATGACTGAAGAGCAAAAGCAAACCTTTCATAAACTATTAAAGAATTGCGCCGAAAAGGAAAAAGCTTCACAGGCCGACATCGATGACTTCATAGCCACGAAACCAGCTGTTGAACCGCAAGCAAAGTGTTTCCGAGCTTGTTTGCACGAAACATTTGGATCGGTTagtacttttcattttttaaggTTAACGATTTGACGTTTAGCGTACACGTATAGATCTGTTCCAAGCGCAGGTGCAAAGTGCAGTTTACTGTGaaacgtcatccacagagccataacctcaacacttttccatacattttgtttggTCATGTTGACTGTGGATGACGTTTGACATTTCGATGTTGCACTTGGAACAGAGACATGCATAGCGACAATGCATTTACAAATATTATCCACCTGTttctaaatgtttattttgacgagtcggtgattgtgatcctaagccGAAGGTATAAATATTTAGACACaggtgcatatcattttttatgtgtcgatgcccctccctctccgagctgatgcataatgttagtcttaccacacagagaaatataaaatgattttagtttTCTTCTGGCGCCTGTTTATAGTACGTTGAGCTCGACTGCAGTTACATTTTAACTTATCTTCCAAATTTTAGATGAAAGACAATAAATTCAGTCGGGAGGGTTTCATGGCAATGATGAACATGAAATTCGAAGGAGATgcggaaaaaatgaaaattgctaACGAAGTTGCTGATACATGCGCAAACGAGGAAGATTCGGATAGATGTGAAGCAGGAgcaaaaatatgcaaatgtCTGGGCGAAACCAGCCGTGCTAAAGGTCTGTTTGATTAGAGCAGGCTCACCAAATTTATCAACAAGCTCAAATATAATGCGAAAATAGGCAGTCAAAATACAGTTGTGTGAAAAGtcctttgttttgtttgtcttatttaaacaaaaatcccaacaaaaatctcttcgagaaaagtgtgacgcagtctttgaaatacaatttctaaaatgaatgatatcgctagagttgacgctttcagcttcgttacgcaaaaattaaattttacacccaattagttcaaacaagctggcttaggttttctcatcatctgccaaataatttttgcaaaaaaaaatttagactggaaacaaccaaaattttaccaaaaaaatctgcgtcgcaaagtggcagatgttcaggaacagaccagcaagaaaatttatctgccacatgcgacgcagatttttttggtaaaattttggttgttttcagtcaaattttttttaggtaaaaattatttggcagatgatgagaaaaactaagccagcttgtttgaactaattgggtgtaaaatttaatttttgcgtaacgaagctgaaagcgtcaactctagcgatatcattcattttagaaattgtatttcaaagactgcgtcacacttttctcgaagagatttttgttgggatatcagtcgttttagaagttttagaacaatgctttttataacagtttaaagttttaattcaaaaattttacgaaagtcgaaaatttgacgaaattcgaaaatttgacgaaattcgaaaatttgacgaaattcgaaaatttgacgaaatttgacgaaattcgaaaatttgacgaaatttgaaaatttgacgaaaatcgaaaatttgacgaaagtaattctctatctgccaccattcaagaaatatctccaaaaccccaattggcccacccatttccaactttcgacatttttcacatatgcccctctgttctactcgtaaaactctgagactttgccgaagaaagtaattctctatctctcataacccaaaaaaatattagtcctttcatcctacgctcgagtagctcaaaatttggtcactctaatcactctagctcaaacgaatctgccccgatttttttaaattatttttttgttcgaatcgtgttacgaatacctttcatttgatgggtcgcacgcctctgtaggtttcaatacagctaagctacagccgaaaacgcgttcccgaccctcgaaaaccacactcagaaaccacttcgaggccaataaaacaaaattctggtttttcctggggtaatggcgtatcacattttcatttttatgcccaccctgaggttcctgcaaaatttcatggagattggctgactagtttccgagatcgaccgtcgatagatagacagatagacagatagaaacatacagagtaagttgaaagattttgattgtttggaaaacgttaatttggtgcattttctatcaaaatgaccaacttcaaaacgatgtatctccggcaattttaaagttacatagtcgagtgatagctcgttttgctcgtattcgAAGCGcaaataagatagaataggatttgtggtgatacaggccaaaggaaagaaacttaaattctcgcctatatatagttgccacgtctcaaaaaattttcttcgttctttttttggaagttagactgcgtcaagtcctccgctatcgctccggacatgatagcCTAGGGTGgttcgtattttcattttgtttttattttagaagGCCTGACTCCAGCGAGACTGCTCCATTGATCGATGCTGAAGAAGTATTTAGAACCACTgcgatttatatttttaagtGCGTTCATCTGGACTTCTTGTTATGTATTAAAAAGAAGGATCGGAAACAAAGaactttaattaattatttgtttagtACCGCAGTGCGTGAAAGTTTATTTTGAGTGCGCAAATGTAAAA is a window from the Bradysia coprophila strain Holo2 unplaced genomic scaffold, BU_Bcop_v1 contig_94, whole genome shotgun sequence genome containing:
- the LOC119084968 gene encoding uncharacterized protein LOC119084968, whose protein sequence is MKVLAGLFVVCCGWVVIKAAMTEEQKQTFHKLLKNCAEKEKASQADIDDFIATKPAVEPQAKCFRACLHETFGSMKDNKFSREGFMAMMNMKFEGDAEKMKIANEVADTCANEEDSDRCEAGAKICKCLGETSRAKGLFD